Proteins encoded together in one Planctopirus ephydatiae window:
- a CDS encoding cytochrome d ubiquinol oxidase subunit II, producing MNPEAILPASILYGTLLLALTAYAILGGADFGAGIWEFNTSFRSHRRDRQLLREVIGPVWEANHVWLIFVLVILWSAMPRVFQHLCVVMWLPLLLGLAGIVCRGAAFIFRAYSPVENSVTRASTVLFGLASTAAPFFLGTVVGGMLTHQANDPQSSQNAWLNPLAIYSGFFGVAVCLYLCSVFLFREAGLRHERFLMEIWRSRAMLSGVWTGLLAMAGLAFISSEQPEIASRLIWGDSPLVLLSWAGGMFSMVAIYFRWPLAAVLASVLAVAAVLWGAGLAVSPATMIPEIPLDQLVAPPSVLWAMLVAIAGGMLLLLPSLAWLFWLFKSSSALDHEHLAHSSHP from the coding sequence ATGAATCCCGAAGCCATCCTCCCTGCCTCAATACTTTACGGCACATTGCTGCTGGCACTCACAGCTTATGCCATTCTTGGCGGTGCCGACTTTGGCGCGGGAATCTGGGAGTTCAACACAAGTTTTCGCTCGCATCGTCGAGATCGCCAATTGCTGAGAGAAGTGATTGGCCCTGTCTGGGAAGCCAATCACGTCTGGCTGATCTTTGTGCTGGTGATTCTCTGGTCGGCCATGCCGCGGGTGTTTCAGCATCTGTGTGTGGTGATGTGGCTGCCACTACTTCTGGGATTAGCTGGGATTGTCTGTCGTGGCGCGGCCTTTATCTTTCGCGCGTATTCCCCTGTCGAAAACTCGGTCACGCGTGCGTCGACTGTGCTCTTCGGTCTGGCTTCGACGGCAGCTCCGTTCTTTCTCGGGACAGTTGTGGGTGGCATGCTCACCCATCAGGCAAACGATCCCCAGTCTTCACAGAATGCGTGGCTCAATCCACTGGCCATTTACAGTGGATTCTTTGGAGTTGCTGTCTGCCTCTATCTTTGCTCGGTCTTTCTCTTCCGCGAAGCTGGCCTGCGCCACGAGCGTTTTCTGATGGAGATCTGGCGGAGCAGGGCGATGCTCTCGGGTGTCTGGACAGGACTTCTGGCCATGGCAGGACTGGCGTTTATCAGCAGCGAACAACCGGAAATAGCCAGCCGACTGATCTGGGGCGACTCTCCTCTAGTGCTGCTTTCCTGGGCTGGTGGGATGTTTTCGATGGTTGCGATCTATTTTCGCTGGCCTCTGGCCGCCGTCTTGGCGAGTGTCTTGGCTGTGGCTGCAGTCTTGTGGGGGGCCGGCTTAGCCGTCTCGCCCGCGACGATGATCCCCGAAATTCCACTGGATCAACTGGTGGCTCCTCCGTCCGTCCTCTGGGCCATGCTTGTGGCGATCGCTGGCGGCATGCTCCTCTTATTACCTTCGCTGGCGTGGCTGTTCTGGCTCTTCAAATCGTCTTCAGCACTCGACCATGAGCATCTTGCCCATTCCAGCCATCCCTGA
- a CDS encoding cytochrome ubiquinol oxidase subunit I, with product MAICSIPTCTCFESHPVDSLLIARWQMAFTLGSHIILACLGVGLPVLMLAAEWFSLRTNDPLWRALAHRWSKAFAVLFAVGAVSGTVLSFELGILWPKFMGTFGSVIGLPFTLEGFAFFLEAIFAGIYLYGWNKLPPRIHWWTGVPIALSGVASASFVVTANAWMNAPRGFTMRDGVVIDVDPIAAMTGPTAAVQIVHMLLAAYMVTGFLVAAFYACVLWNKPTCLYSRKAMVLALWMGTLASFPQGLAGDWAAKTVARTQPIKLAAMEGQFKTETGAPLRIGGWPDTTTRETNYDLEIPYALSILAYGDPHATVQGLDDFPRENQPPVVVVHIAFQIMVGLGTLLMALGGWTILSWWMKWHPADNRWVLLAIIASGPATVLAMEAGWVVTEVGRQPWIAHNVMRTKDAASQIPGLEWLFLATLAIYLALFAGLTIVLRLLAVQPIPTSSNLSFNPAASDQSSLS from the coding sequence ATGGCTATTTGCTCAATTCCAACTTGCACCTGCTTCGAAAGTCATCCTGTGGATTCGTTGCTGATCGCTCGATGGCAGATGGCCTTCACGCTAGGCTCACACATCATTCTGGCCTGCTTAGGTGTCGGTTTACCTGTTCTCATGCTCGCAGCTGAGTGGTTTTCGCTGCGTACCAATGATCCTCTCTGGCGGGCACTGGCACACCGCTGGTCGAAAGCCTTTGCTGTGCTCTTTGCTGTCGGTGCGGTTTCCGGGACAGTTCTCTCATTTGAACTGGGCATTCTCTGGCCTAAGTTTATGGGAACTTTTGGCAGCGTGATTGGATTGCCATTTACTCTTGAAGGTTTTGCCTTCTTTCTGGAAGCGATCTTTGCCGGGATCTATCTTTATGGCTGGAATAAACTTCCCCCTCGCATCCACTGGTGGACTGGCGTGCCGATAGCCCTCTCTGGTGTGGCTTCGGCCTCCTTTGTCGTTACTGCCAATGCCTGGATGAATGCGCCGCGTGGATTCACGATGCGGGATGGTGTGGTTATCGATGTTGATCCAATTGCAGCAATGACCGGGCCAACAGCGGCCGTCCAGATTGTCCACATGCTGCTGGCGGCCTACATGGTGACGGGTTTTCTGGTAGCAGCTTTCTATGCCTGTGTACTCTGGAATAAACCCACCTGTCTCTATTCCCGCAAGGCGATGGTGCTGGCGTTATGGATGGGAACACTGGCCAGTTTCCCACAGGGTCTGGCGGGAGACTGGGCAGCGAAGACAGTGGCTCGCACTCAGCCGATTAAGCTGGCAGCCATGGAAGGTCAGTTCAAAACCGAGACCGGGGCTCCTCTTCGAATTGGCGGCTGGCCAGATACCACCACTCGCGAAACCAATTATGACCTTGAAATTCCTTACGCGCTGTCAATCCTCGCTTATGGTGATCCTCACGCGACAGTCCAGGGCCTCGATGATTTCCCGCGAGAAAACCAGCCACCAGTCGTCGTCGTACATATCGCCTTTCAGATCATGGTGGGGCTGGGGACTTTACTCATGGCTTTAGGTGGCTGGACAATCCTCTCGTGGTGGATGAAATGGCATCCCGCCGACAACCGTTGGGTTTTATTGGCGATCATCGCCTCCGGCCCGGCTACAGTGCTCGCGATGGAAGCAGGCTGGGTTGTGACGGAAGTTGGCCGCCAGCCCTGGATTGCCCATAACGTGATGCGTACCAAAGACGCCGCCTCACAAATCCCTGGGCTGGAATGGCTCTTTTTAGCGACGCTGGCCATCTATCTGGCTTTATTCGCTGGCTTGACCATTGTCCTCCGATTATTGGCGGTGCAGCCGATACCAACGTCTTCGAATTTGTCTTTCAACCCGGCAGCGTCAGATCAAAGCTCTTTGTCATGA